A DNA window from Rhinolophus sinicus isolate RSC01 linkage group LG10, ASM3656204v1, whole genome shotgun sequence contains the following coding sequences:
- the LOC109451094 gene encoding protocadherin gamma-A3 isoform X13, protein MTNYLRFRNGGLALLCALLGTLCKTGSGQIRYSVPEELDKGSFVGNIAKDLGLEPRELAERGVRIVSRGRTQLFALNARSGSLVTAGRIDREELCAQSARCLVKFNILVEDKLKIFEIEVEIKDINDNAPDFLTEELEIKIGELTAPGTQFPLKTAFDPDVGMNSLQNYQLSPNDYFSLAVKIISDGSKYPELVLEQALDREEKKVHQLVLVASDGGDPVHSGNLRIQVTVLDANDNPPVFTQPEYRVSVQENLPVGSWLLTVNATDPDEGFNAQVSYILDKMPGKIAQTFYLNSVTGDLSILKSLDYEDAMFYEIKIEAQDGPGLLSRATVLVTVLDVNDNAPEVTITSFTGSVPEEAAAGREIALINVHDRDSGQNGQVTVFVLGNMPFNLEKSIDQYYRLVTVRSLDREQVSEYNITLRATDGGSPQLSTDTHITVHVADINDNPPAFTHASYSAYIPENNPRGASIFSVTAQDPDRIENAGITYSLTEDFVQGAPLSTFLSINSDTGVLYALRSFDYEQIRDLQLLVTARDSGTPPLSSNVSLSLFVLDQNDNTPEILYPALPTDGSTGVELAPRSAEPGYLVTKVVAVDRDSGQNAWLSYRLLKASEPGLFSVGLHTGEVRTARALLDRDMLKQSLVVAVQDHGQPPLSATVTLTVALAHSIPDVLADLGSFKPSTNADSSSLTLYLVVALASVSCVFLAFVIVLLALRLRRWYTSRLLQASGGGLAGVPASHFVGVDRVQAFLQTYSHEVSLTADSGKSHLIFPQPNYADTLISQESCEKSESLLTQDLLEAKGDPNPLQGCTSWPGGPAWAEVTSSSRDIGNGSRCRSYWRNL, encoded by the exons ATGACCAACTACCTGAGATTCAGAAACGGAGGACTGGCCTTGCTGTGCGCGCTCCTGGGGACGCTGTGCAAGACAGGATCCGGGCAGATCCGCTACTCGGTGCCGGAGGAGCTGGACAAAGGCTCCTTCGTGGGCAACATCGCCAAGGATCTTGGGCTGGAGCCCCGGGAGCTGGCGGAGCGCGGAGTCCGCATCGTTTCCAGAGGTAGGACGCAGCTTTTCGCGCTGAACGCGCGAAGTGGCAGCTTGGTTACCGCGGGCAGGATAGACCGGGAGGAGCTCTGCGCTCAGAGTGCGCGATGTCTAGTAAAATTTAACATCCTGGTTGAAGACAAattgaaaatttttgaaatagaagTAGAAATTAAAGACATTAATGATAATGCTCCTGATTTTCTAACGGaggaattggaaataaaaattggtgAACTTACGGCCCCAGGAACTCAATTTCCACTTAAGACTGCATTTGACCCAGATGTGGGCATGAACTCTCTGCAAAACTACCAGCTCAGCCCTAATGACTATTTCTCTCTGGCTGTGAAGATCATCTCTGATGGGTCCAAGTACCCAGAGCTGGTGCTGGAGCAGGCTCTGGACCGTGAGGAAAAGAAAGTTCACCAGCTTGTCCTCGTTGCTTCTGATGGTGGTGACCCTGTGCACTCTGGCAACTTGCGCATCCAAGTGACAGTTCTGGATGCAAATGACAACCCACCGGTATTTACTCAGCCTGAGTATCGAGTAAGTGTTCAGGAGAACTTGCCAGTGGGCAGCTGGCTGCTCACTGTGAATGCCACTGACCCCGATGAGGGATTCAACGCTCAAGTGTCCTATATACTAGATAAAATGCCTGGGAAAATTGCTCAGACTTTTTATCTCAATTCAGTGACTGGAGATCTATCCATATTAAAAAGTTTAGACTATGAGGATGCTATGttctatgaaattaaaattgaagCTCAAGATGGACCAGGTCTCCTTTCAAGAGCTACGGTTCTAGTCACAGTTCTGGATGTGAATGACAATGCCCCAGAAGTTACAATCACTTCTTTCACAGGATCAGTCCCAGAAGAGGCTGCTGCTGGAAGAGAAATCGCCCTTATAAATGTGCATGATCGGGATTCTGGGCAAAATGGGCAAGTCACAGTTTTTGTCCTTGGAAACATGccatttaatttggaaaaatcaaTAGACCAATATTACCGCTTAGTGACAGTCAGGTCGCTGGACCGTGAACAGGTGTCTGAATATAACATCACTCTGCGAGCAACAGATGGGGGAAGTCCACAGCTGTCTACAGACACTCACATCACCGTGCATGTGGCAGACATCAATGACAACCCACCTGCCTTCACTCATGCGTCCTACTCTGCTTACATTCCTGAAAATAACCCCAGGGGAGCCTCCATCTTCTCTGTTACTGCCCAGGACCCAGACAGGATAGAGAACGCCGGTATTACTTATTCACTGACTGAGGATTTTGTCCAGGGGGCGCCTCTCTCCACTTTCCTCTCCATCAATTCTGACACGGGAGTCCTCTATGCTCTGAGATCCTTCGACTATGAGCAGATTAGAGACCTGCAGCTACTGGTGACAGCGCGGGACAGCGGGACCCCACCGCTCAGTAGCAACGTGTCTTTGAGCCTGTTCGTGCTGGACCAAAACGACAACACACCTGAGATCCTGTACCCAGCCCTCCCCACCGACGGTTCCACCGGCGTGGAACTGGCGCCCCGCTCCGCAGAGCCAGGCTATCTGGTGACTAAGGTGGTGGCAGTGGACAGAGACTCGGGCCAGAACGCCTGGCTGTCCTACCGCCTGCTCAAGGCCAGCGAGCCAGGTCTGTTCTCCGTGGGGCTGCACACGGGTGAGGTGCGCACTGCACGGGCCCTGCTGGACAGAGACATGCTCAAGCAGAGCCTGGTGGTGGCGGTCCAGGACCATGGCCAGCCCCCTCTCTCGGCCACCGTCACGCTCACTGTGGCGTTGGCCCATAGCATCCCGGACGTCCTGGCCGACCTGGGAAGTTTCAAACCTTCAACTAACGCTGACAGCTCGAGCCTCACGCTGTACCTGGTTGTGGCCCTGGCCTCGGTCTCCTGCGTCTTCCTCGCCTTTGTCATCGTGCTGTTGGCGCTCAGACTGAGGCGCTGGTACACATCCCGTCTGCTTCAGGCTTCGGGAGGGGGATTGGCAGGCGTGCCCGCCTCGCACTTTGTGGGTGTAGACAGGGTGCAGGCTTTCCTGCAGACCTATTCCCACGAGGTCTCCCTCACCGCGGACTCTGGGAAGAGTCACCTGATCTTCCCGCAGCCCAACTATGCGGACACGCTCATCAGCCAGGAGAGCTGTGAGAAAAGCGAATCTCTTCTAACTCAAGATTTACTTGAAGCTAAAGGAGACCCGAATCCACTTCAG GGCTGCACTTCCTGGCCTGGTGGGCCTGCGTGGGCCGAGGTAACGAGTTCTAGCCGAGACATTGGAAATGGAAGTCGATGTCGCTCTTACTGGAGGAATCTCTAG